One window from the genome of Pyrobaculum ferrireducens encodes:
- a CDS encoding sulfide-dependent adenosine diphosphate thiazole synthase: MELKIGRAIIRHALKDLEEYSDVDVAVVGAGPAGLTAARYLAEKGLKVVVYERRFSFGGGIGPGGNMLPKIVVQEEAVPILRDFKVRYKPAEDGLYTVDPAELIAKLAAGAVDAGAKIILGVHVDDVIFRGDPPRVTGLLWIWTPIQMSGMHVDPLYTQTKAVIDATGHDAEVVSVAARKVPELGIQVVGEKSAWSEVSEKLVVEHTGRVAPGLYVAGIAVCAVYGLPRMGPIFGGMLMSGKKVAEVVYKDLTAEAHAVRA; this comes from the coding sequence ATGGAGCTGAAGATTGGGAGGGCGATTATTAGACACGCGCTTAAGGACTTGGAGGAGTACAGCGACGTCGACGTGGCTGTGGTGGGGGCGGGGCCTGCGGGGCTCACCGCGGCTAGGTACCTGGCGGAGAAGGGGCTGAAGGTTGTGGTGTACGAGAGGAGGTTTTCCTTCGGCGGCGGGATAGGGCCTGGGGGCAACATGTTGCCTAAGATCGTGGTGCAGGAGGAGGCTGTGCCCATACTGAGGGACTTCAAGGTGCGGTACAAGCCGGCGGAGGACGGGCTCTACACCGTCGACCCGGCCGAGCTCATCGCAAAGCTCGCGGCGGGTGCGGTGGACGCCGGCGCTAAAATTATACTGGGGGTCCACGTCGACGACGTGATTTTCCGGGGGGACCCGCCGAGGGTCACCGGCTTGCTGTGGATATGGACGCCTATCCAGATGTCTGGGATGCACGTCGACCCGCTCTACACCCAGACCAAGGCCGTGATAGACGCCACTGGCCACGACGCGGAAGTAGTCTCCGTGGCGGCTAGGAAGGTGCCTGAGCTGGGGATACAGGTGGTGGGGGAGAAGTCGGCGTGGTCTGAGGTGTCGGAGAAGCTGGTGGTGGAGCACACAGGTAGGGTGGCCCCCGGCCTCTACGTGGCCGGCATCGCCGTCTGCGCCGTATACGGGTTGCCTAGAATGGGGCCTATATTCGGCGGAATGTTGATGTCTGGGAAGAAGGTGGCGGAGGTGGTGTACAAGGACTTGACGGCGGAGGCTCATGCCGTTCGAGCTTAA
- a CDS encoding MFS transporter, whose translation MSWRPVHWKLFVIVSASFFLDGVLFSLVPATFFLIEELAKNATLIFAANSLAFMLGALALGKLGDVVGRRLGLIASLLIYALGTLWFVAAYWADRLDLATALATTSVINFGVGGEVGPAYSALAEFTPPRRRGAALMLAANFWNAGAAVIAVASLYYTQITGDVKTAILYTFATALALAALVLVARYHIPESLRWLAAKGREAEARALAERYGVSAPPPQAPRASLRGYWGRVAILAAAFTAQLLTYNIAAYYLPYAPGFAYGYEFAPINVAIANLGATVGAFLLLPLIDRSRKTSFTAAFAGGTATAAALAAAHGAAPETYAAVLFLNLVFSEWAWASISVLESELFPTAVRSTAVGLVTALAWLINTGAVFLEGVLGAHIFLALLTALWALGLAAAAWWKTRGVESAGKELEELT comes from the coding sequence ATGTCGTGGAGACCAGTTCACTGGAAGCTCTTTGTAATTGTAAGCGCCAGCTTTTTCCTAGACGGCGTCTTGTTCAGCCTCGTGCCAGCCACCTTCTTTCTCATAGAGGAGCTGGCTAAAAACGCCACGTTGATTTTCGCCGCCAACTCCCTCGCCTTTATGCTAGGCGCCCTGGCCCTGGGAAAGCTGGGGGACGTCGTGGGCAGGAGACTCGGCCTCATCGCCTCCCTCTTGATCTACGCCCTTGGGACTCTGTGGTTCGTAGCCGCCTACTGGGCAGACCGGCTGGACCTCGCCACGGCGCTGGCCACCACCTCGGTGATCAACTTCGGCGTGGGGGGAGAGGTGGGCCCCGCATACTCCGCCCTCGCCGAGTTCACCCCCCCGAGGAGGCGCGGCGCCGCCTTGATGCTCGCCGCCAACTTCTGGAACGCCGGCGCGGCCGTCATTGCAGTCGCCTCGCTCTACTACACCCAGATCACCGGCGACGTAAAGACGGCGATCCTCTACACCTTCGCCACAGCCCTCGCCCTAGCCGCCCTCGTCCTCGTGGCGAGGTACCACATCCCCGAGTCCCTCAGGTGGCTAGCCGCCAAAGGCAGGGAAGCCGAGGCCAGGGCCCTGGCCGAGAGGTACGGCGTCTCCGCACCCCCGCCCCAGGCCCCCAGAGCCTCGCTGAGGGGGTACTGGGGGAGGGTGGCGATCCTAGCCGCCGCCTTCACCGCCCAGCTACTCACCTACAACATTGCCGCCTACTACCTCCCCTACGCCCCCGGCTTCGCCTACGGCTACGAATTCGCCCCCATAAACGTCGCCATAGCCAACCTAGGCGCCACCGTGGGGGCCTTCCTCCTACTGCCGCTAATAGACAGGTCTAGGAAGACGTCGTTCACAGCCGCCTTCGCCGGGGGCACAGCCACAGCCGCCGCCCTAGCCGCGGCGCACGGAGCCGCCCCGGAGACATACGCCGCGGTCCTCTTCCTAAACCTAGTATTCTCCGAGTGGGCCTGGGCCTCCATAAGCGTCCTCGAAAGCGAGCTCTTCCCCACAGCCGTGAGGTCCACCGCCGTCGGCCTCGTCACCGCCCTGGCCTGGCTGATAAACACCGGCGCCGTCTTCCTAGAAGGCGTACTAGGCGCCCACATATTCCTCGCACTCCTAACCGCCCTATGGGCCCTCGGCCTAGCCGCCGCGGCCTGGTGGAAGACACGAGGCGTAGAAAGCGCAGGAAAAGAACTCGAAGAACTCACCTAA
- a CDS encoding PD-(D/E)XK nuclease family protein — translation MGLREDFLRLLEQDKDFRMAVAGHLGYSEILERLDRNERLIARLQRQVAKLQKQVDKMQRQVDKLQEQVAKMQEQMRKMQEQMDKLLGLYGQLAAEVAAVKTRLDKLEKKVEVTIGTMGRRWGRDLELAVLEIFREALEERGIEPGRVEKLRFKDVDGRYTGTPGRVFDIDVVARGGGLYAIEVKSYADVEDVEVLHDKIPIVERYHGRKVDKAYLVAVAIEKEAVDRAKELGIEVIYGSTTPD, via the coding sequence GTGGGCCTCAGAGAGGACTTCCTCCGCCTACTCGAACAAGACAAAGACTTCCGAATGGCCGTCGCCGGGCACCTGGGGTACAGCGAGATACTAGAGCGGCTAGACAGAAACGAGCGGCTCATCGCAAGACTACAGCGCCAAGTAGCCAAACTACAAAAACAAGTAGACAAAATGCAGAGACAAGTAGACAAGCTACAGGAGCAAGTCGCCAAGATGCAGGAACAGATGCGAAAAATGCAGGAGCAGATGGACAAGTTGCTGGGCCTCTACGGACAGCTGGCGGCGGAGGTAGCCGCCGTGAAGACGCGGCTGGACAAGCTGGAGAAGAAGGTGGAGGTCACCATCGGCACCATGGGCCGCAGGTGGGGCCGCGACTTGGAGCTCGCCGTCTTGGAGATTTTCAGAGAGGCGCTGGAGGAGAGGGGCATAGAGCCCGGGCGGGTGGAGAAGCTCAGATTTAAAGACGTCGACGGGAGGTACACAGGCACCCCCGGCCGGGTCTTCGACATAGACGTGGTGGCGAGAGGCGGCGGCCTATACGCCATAGAAGTCAAGTCCTACGCCGACGTCGAAGACGTCGAGGTCCTCCACGACAAGATACCCATCGTCGAGAGGTACCACGGGAGGAAGGTAGACAAAGCCTACCTCGTCGCCGTCGCCATCGAAAAAGAAGCCGTAGACAGAGCCAAGGAGCTAGGCATAGAGGTAATATACGGCTCCACCACCCCAGACTAG
- the cas6 gene encoding CRISPR-associated endoribonuclease Cas6, whose product MLLIGGVFFCVWRVWVRGRLGEGAAVSGFSGTLVQAIVLSVLGRGDLHDARPKPFAVSPLFAGGRPVLDAAALPAGELVEFRVGFAQRGLAEAFVDGVAGGFRIFNSRVAVEEVEFRDVSVDPLPGASCFRLEFLSPVRFAVKPLYRRRRALFDFTPRPLNVFKSAVRHGRALGVLDLGAPFLRWVYTYVGLADFGCFGRCVRTVSLLGGGVARGFTGWAVYRVFGRRRLEDVWRALRVAEVFNVGTGRGMGLGAVRVEPRDCG is encoded by the coding sequence ATGCTTTTAATAGGGGGTGTTTTCTTCTGTGTGTGGCGGGTGTGGGTGCGGGGCAGGCTGGGGGAGGGCGCGGCGGTGTCCGGCTTCTCGGGGACGCTGGTGCAGGCCATCGTCCTCTCGGTCTTGGGGAGGGGTGATCTCCACGACGCGAGGCCGAAGCCCTTCGCGGTGTCTCCCCTCTTCGCCGGGGGGAGGCCGGTGCTGGACGCCGCGGCGTTGCCGGCCGGGGAGCTGGTGGAGTTCCGTGTGGGATTTGCCCAGAGGGGGCTGGCCGAGGCCTTCGTGGACGGCGTCGCCGGGGGCTTCCGCATATTCAACTCCCGCGTCGCTGTGGAGGAGGTGGAGTTCCGCGACGTGTCTGTGGACCCCCTCCCGGGGGCTTCCTGCTTCCGGCTGGAGTTTCTCTCGCCGGTGAGGTTCGCGGTGAAGCCGCTGTATAGGCGGAGGAGGGCGCTGTTTGACTTCACGCCGAGGCCTCTAAACGTGTTTAAGTCTGCCGTTAGGCACGGCCGGGCCCTCGGCGTCTTGGACCTCGGCGCGCCTTTCCTCCGCTGGGTCTACACCTACGTTGGGCTGGCTGACTTCGGATGCTTCGGTAGGTGCGTCAGGACTGTGAGCCTCCTGGGGGGCGGGGTGGCTAGGGGATTCACGGGTTGGGCCGTCTACCGCGTCTTCGGGAGGAGGAGGCTGGAGGACGTGTGGCGGGCTCTTCGGGTGGCTGAGGTTTTTAACGTGGGGACTGGCCGGGGGATGGGCCTGGGCGCGGTTAGGGTGGAGCCGAGGGACTGCGGCTAG
- the cas4 gene encoding CRISPR-associated protein Cas4 has protein sequence MAQLCINPALIRQYLYCPAAAYYIITGAAEPPTERMKKGKETQREAVEAVAKALGADRVEHSPRLEGAGICGVVDAVLWIGGRPAPLEVKLAKPPRTVPTPHKAQAAAYAIAAQAQYRRAATTAYIYYTETGHTATIPLTQNLIQLVNHVAAQIRRIYSGWTPQPRHHPNKCPSCWYRKYCGYTSTQIEKI, from the coding sequence GTGGCCCAGCTCTGCATTAACCCAGCCCTCATCAGGCAGTACCTCTACTGCCCAGCCGCCGCCTACTACATCATAACAGGAGCGGCCGAGCCCCCCACCGAGAGGATGAAGAAGGGAAAGGAAACCCAGCGCGAGGCCGTCGAGGCAGTCGCCAAGGCCCTCGGCGCCGACCGCGTCGAACACAGCCCACGCCTAGAAGGCGCCGGCATATGCGGCGTCGTCGACGCCGTGCTGTGGATAGGCGGCCGCCCAGCCCCCCTCGAAGTAAAGCTAGCCAAACCCCCACGCACAGTCCCAACCCCCCACAAAGCACAGGCCGCCGCCTACGCCATCGCCGCCCAGGCCCAGTACCGCAGAGCCGCCACCACAGCCTACATCTACTACACAGAAACCGGCCACACAGCCACAATCCCACTCACCCAAAACCTCATACAGCTAGTAAACCACGTAGCCGCCCAGATACGCCGCATATACAGCGGCTGGACCCCCCAGCCAAGACACCACCCAAACAAATGCCCCAGCTGCTGGTACAGAAAATACTGCGGATACACATCCACACAAATAGAAAAAATCTAA
- the cas2 gene encoding CRISPR-associated endonuclease Cas2 produces the protein MHILVVYDITEDHVRNKVAEVLRSYGLARVQKSAYIGRLPPAYVKELAERLARAVRGANADIIILKIDRRTLETMIRIGPPPPSGRGPALH, from the coding sequence ATGCACATCCTAGTGGTATACGACATAACCGAAGACCACGTGAGAAACAAGGTGGCGGAGGTGCTGAGGTCATACGGCCTAGCCCGCGTCCAGAAGTCAGCCTACATAGGCCGCCTCCCCCCTGCCTACGTCAAGGAGCTCGCCGAGAGGCTCGCCAGAGCCGTCAGAGGCGCCAACGCAGACATAATAATCCTCAAAATAGACAGAAGGACGCTGGAAACAATGATAAGAATAGGCCCACCCCCACCCAGCGGCCGTGGCCCAGCTCTGCATTAA
- the cas1 gene encoding CRISPR-associated endonuclease Cas1 produces the protein MQIAVASYGTRIRARRGLLVVESPGARREYPLHEVDEVLLLTGGISISTKALRALLRAGATVAVFDQRGEPIGIFMKPVGDATGAKRLCQYKATADGRGLEFARRWIWRKIRGQLENVRTWRRRLARYSQYAEQISKAADAAARAPDARALMEAEAAAAEAYWAAYREVTGFPGRDQDGRDPVNAGLNYGYGILKTLCFKSLLLSGLDPYVGFLHADKSGRPSLVLDFMEQWRPRVDAAVAKSAEELEVEDGLLTHKSRLAVAAAVLEELGAGRSPVSAEIHREARHLAKSLCTS, from the coding sequence ATGCAGATCGCAGTCGCTAGCTACGGAACCCGGATAAGAGCCAGGCGGGGCCTGCTCGTCGTCGAGAGCCCCGGCGCCAGGAGGGAATACCCCCTCCACGAAGTAGACGAGGTGCTGTTGCTCACCGGCGGGATATCCATCTCCACGAAGGCCCTAAGGGCGTTGCTGAGGGCCGGCGCCACCGTCGCCGTGTTCGACCAGAGGGGGGAGCCCATCGGCATATTTATGAAGCCCGTAGGCGACGCCACCGGGGCCAAGAGGCTCTGCCAGTACAAAGCAACCGCAGACGGCAGAGGGCTTGAGTTCGCCAGGAGGTGGATCTGGAGGAAGATAAGAGGCCAGCTGGAGAACGTACGCACGTGGCGGAGGAGGCTGGCCCGGTACAGCCAATACGCCGAGCAGATCAGCAAGGCCGCCGACGCGGCGGCCCGCGCCCCCGACGCCAGGGCTCTGATGGAGGCCGAGGCCGCGGCCGCGGAGGCCTACTGGGCCGCCTACAGAGAGGTAACCGGCTTCCCAGGCCGCGACCAGGACGGCCGAGACCCCGTAAACGCCGGCCTCAACTACGGCTACGGCATATTAAAAACCCTCTGCTTCAAATCCCTACTCCTCTCCGGCCTAGACCCCTACGTAGGCTTCCTACACGCGGACAAGTCAGGAAGGCCCTCCCTAGTCCTAGACTTCATGGAGCAGTGGAGGCCCCGCGTCGACGCCGCGGTGGCCAAATCCGCCGAAGAGCTTGAGGTAGAAGACGGCCTCCTCACCCACAAATCCCGCCTCGCCGTAGCCGCCGCGGTGCTTGAGGAACTCGGCGCCGGGAGAAGCCCAGTATCAGCAGAGATACACAGAGAAGCAAGGCACCTGGCGAAGTCCCTATGCACATCCTAG
- the cas4a gene encoding type I-A CRISPR-associated protein Cas4/Csa1, giving the protein MLTLLEIARLLKRARITTGPVEVSPDLRGWAYDRPPVKPPAYLGLALSDFAYGYCPTGRNLYLKYVAGERPAANKTLAEGQALHAALFKAVEDFKKYAYAGAPMSPSLEGVPEDVRPKAEALYKYVASRLLGEHSYAHAARLARGRDAAAFYAAPIATQVVVDGAPLGLGYVVADGVALGAVVEFKFGPSQNVEAALAGYAMAIEAEWGVPIDYGIHVQISVNAAVEYRAVAHPLGDAARAKFLEARDEAIDIVASGRDPGAAPECPRTCPYFHICHADRSR; this is encoded by the coding sequence GTGTTAACCCTACTCGAAATCGCCAGACTCCTAAAAAGAGCCAGGATAACCACGGGACCCGTCGAGGTATCCCCCGACCTACGGGGCTGGGCCTACGACAGGCCGCCCGTCAAGCCCCCCGCCTACCTCGGGCTAGCCCTCTCAGACTTCGCCTACGGCTACTGCCCCACAGGTCGCAACCTCTACCTCAAATACGTCGCGGGCGAGAGGCCCGCCGCAAACAAAACCCTCGCCGAGGGCCAGGCGTTGCACGCCGCGCTGTTCAAGGCCGTGGAGGACTTCAAGAAATACGCCTACGCCGGGGCGCCCATGTCCCCCTCCCTAGAGGGCGTACCCGAAGACGTGAGGCCGAAGGCAGAGGCGCTGTACAAATACGTCGCCTCTAGACTACTCGGCGAGCACAGCTACGCCCACGCCGCCAGGCTAGCCCGCGGCCGCGACGCCGCCGCCTTCTACGCCGCCCCAATAGCCACCCAGGTCGTCGTCGACGGGGCACCCCTCGGCCTCGGATACGTGGTGGCAGACGGCGTCGCCCTCGGAGCCGTGGTGGAGTTCAAGTTCGGCCCCTCGCAAAATGTAGAGGCCGCACTGGCGGGATACGCCATGGCCATAGAGGCGGAGTGGGGCGTGCCCATAGACTACGGCATACACGTCCAGATATCCGTCAACGCCGCAGTGGAGTACCGAGCCGTGGCGCACCCCCTCGGCGACGCCGCCCGGGCCAAGTTCCTCGAGGCGAGAGACGAGGCCATAGACATAGTAGCCTCCGGACGCGACCCCGGCGCCGCGCCGGAGTGCCCCCGGACGTGCCCATACTTCCACATATGCCATGCAGATCGCAGTCGCTAG
- the csa3 gene encoding CRISPR-associated CARF protein Csa3 — protein MRLAVTVGFESRLVMRALARLGPVDDYFLLRGITGKEGDRESAETVSDLIRTLGKGQEIQVDLIDLSRGLNRIVELEFDIMALAGGPRALILLAFVAAILRKSDIYLVPEFSIEPVRISGFRVLKELGGLTEARLRAFVNVGIGSTAEDVAKRIGVDKTTAYRHLEWLADRGLVRVEGGRMRRYSADPLSVAVASGYLRLMEKEVAKSAGDKV, from the coding sequence ATGCGGCTGGCTGTCACTGTGGGGTTCGAGTCGAGGCTTGTCATGCGGGCTCTTGCACGTCTAGGACCCGTAGATGATTATTTCCTTCTGCGTGGCATAACTGGTAAAGAAGGCGATAGGGAATCCGCCGAGACTGTTTCTGATTTAATAAGGACGTTGGGCAAGGGCCAGGAAATTCAGGTGGATCTTATCGATCTTTCTAGAGGCTTGAATAGAATTGTCGAGCTAGAGTTCGACATCATGGCTCTTGCAGGTGGACCTCGTGCGTTGATACTTCTCGCATTTGTTGCCGCTATTCTAAGGAAGTCTGATATCTACCTAGTTCCTGAGTTCTCAATCGAGCCTGTGAGAATTAGTGGATTTAGAGTGCTGAAAGAGTTGGGAGGCCTTACGGAAGCGAGACTTAGGGCCTTTGTAAATGTAGGTATCGGCTCTACAGCCGAGGATGTCGCTAAGCGTATAGGAGTCGACAAAACCACAGCATATCGTCACCTCGAGTGGCTAGCGGATAGGGGGCTTGTTAGGGTGGAGGGGGGACGTATGAGGAGGTATAGCGCTGATCCGCTGTCCGTAGCTGTGGCGTCGGGGTATTTGCGG